In one archaeon BMS3Bbin15 genomic region, the following are encoded:
- the mobB gene encoding molybdopterin-guanine dinucleotide biosynthesis adapter protein — protein sequence MEMKVIGVTSKTSNSGKTTVVEKLVEELKKRGYTIATVKHIPKDNFTVDRAGSDTWRHARAGAGLVVGLSDSEAAFILKEGKGLKKTFEIIEKLGSYDFVIVEGFKKGNYPKIIVAKSIEDIAEMRDDNTIAVSGIVASRKPELDLPVVDVLKNPEKLADILDTPEFKVKTILSRLPGINCTKCGSKSCAEMAEKIFRNEADFKDCVVLRAGKEVEVFVGGNEVPLGNFVQDFVKNVVLGMVDTLKKTEVKPGDEIVIKVRLKDD from the coding sequence ATGGAGATGAAAGTTATAGGAGTAACTTCAAAGACAAGTAATTCTGGAAAAACTACAGTTGTTGAGAAGCTTGTGGAAGAGTTGAAGAAAAGAGGTTATACAATTGCTACGGTTAAGCACATACCCAAGGATAACTTCACAGTTGATAGGGCTGGAAGCGATACATGGAGGCATGCCAGAGCAGGCGCTGGGCTTGTTGTGGGACTCAGCGATAGTGAGGCAGCCTTTATTCTGAAGGAAGGTAAAGGTCTTAAGAAAACTTTTGAGATTATTGAAAAACTTGGAAGTTATGACTTTGTAATTGTAGAGGGTTTCAAGAAAGGAAATTACCCGAAGATTATAGTTGCAAAGAGTATTGAAGATATTGCAGAGATGAGGGATGACAATACAATAGCTGTTTCTGGTATTGTGGCTTCCAGGAAACCAGAGCTTGACCTTCCTGTTGTGGATGTATTAAAAAATCCTGAGAAGCTTGCTGATATCCTTGACACTCCCGAATTCAAAGTCAAAACTATTCTTTCAAGATTACCTGGCATAAACTGCACAAAATGCGGAAGTAAAAGCTGTGCAGAGATGGCTGAGAAAATTTTCAGAAATGAAGCAGATTTTAAGGATTGTGTTGTTCTCAGAGCCGGAAAGGAAGTTGAGGTCTTTGTAGGTGGCAATGAGGTCCCTCTTGGAAATTTTGTGCAGGATTTTGTTAAGAATGTTGTACTCGGCATGGTAGATACTCTGAAAAAGACAGAAGTTAAACCGGGGGATGAAATAGTAATAAAAGTGAGGCTTAAAGATGATTAA